TAGAAGCCATCTCATAAATGTCTCAGCAGGACCAGAACGCACGCGAGCTGAACCATGCCGAGGAAGTTGGCCGCGTGGTACTCCCAGCGGGTGACCACGCGGCGATAGTTATGCAACCAGGCGAACAAACGCTCGA
This is a stretch of genomic DNA from Terriglobales bacterium. It encodes these proteins:
- a CDS encoding IS5/IS1182 family transposase: ERLFAWLHNYRRVVTRWEYHAANFLGMVQLACVLVLLRHL